The genomic stretch GTTGTTTATTTATCGTGATTTATTCAACTTGGGCTaccaaaggttttattttattattaaggtatCGGACGCAGTGTAAAATATAAGCCATTAGCAGTGAAAGTACTACCTTCAGACCATTATGATACTAAGTTATTGTTAACTAGGTGTTTAATTAATCAAACACACAGGAAGAAACACATGATGGGTAACGAGACTTCGCATCTAAAAAGCTTGGAAATAGAAGAGAAGGCAACAGAGATAACGGACTTTTGGGCTCATCATCAAGCTACTATAAGTGATAGTTGTcagtattttagtttaaaaagtgACGGTTCCGTGACTGTATTTAAAGGAGAGACAATATTAGGTCCTTTATGGACGGCTTCAACGCCTTTGGAAAAGTTTTCCAAtgtatgcaaattataattgttttcgtacattaataattcatcaattgaataaaactGTTATTATCATTTGTTTGCAGAATCTTTTAAAATATCGGCATCCATGTATTGTGAGGTATATATCTGCCTGGCGGCAGAGATCCACATTTCACTTGGCAACCGAATATGTTCAGCCACTAGCACATGTTTTAAATTCTCAGACACCACTTCAAATTTGCATTGGACTGAATAACATTCTACAAGCCCTGGTTTTTTTGCATGAACAGGTGAGTTGATTGTCaatttatattctatataaACTTATTTGAATTTTCACCATATGAACAGAATACCTAATATTTGCAGGCTTGTATGTCACACAACAATATTAGTATGTCATCAATTTATATCTCAGGTGATGGACAATGGAAACTAGCTGGCTTACAGTATTTATGTCCATTTAATGAATTGAATGCAGCCTATCTAAAACATTCAAGGATACACAGGTATGTAACCTGTTATCAAAGAATAATGTTTCATTGATTTATCTGTGAGTTTACTGGTAAACCTTATTGTTCCAGATATGATAAAGCAGTTGATCCTAATGAAGATTCATATGAGATAATTTCTAAAGTTGATCAATATGCTTTTGCAGTTTTGGTTGAAGATGTTTTTAATGGTCACAATGATGGTAAAAGTTCATTAATTTGTAAccagttttaataattaaataataaaaacatcattatatgtaaatattgtGGTTTATTGTTTCTATCAGAatagtataacttttttttattaaatctacaTATATTTGTACCTGATaaccatttgttttttaaactgattacatcattaatttaaatattttctggaAGATTAATTACTCGAGAATATGAATAATAacctaaataattatacttttcaGATGAAGTTCCACATTTGaaggaattcaaaaaatactgCAGAAACTATCTTCAGAATACAAATCCTGAAAGAAGGCCCAATTTATCAGAAGTACTTAAAGATAACTTTTTTAATCATGAATTTATATCTATTTACAAATTTCTTAACGTTTTACCTTTAAAAACTGATGAAGAAAAAAGTGAATTCTTCTCCAACAttctaagtaatattaaatgctATGATGAGGTTACTGTTGCTAAACAACTTGGAGGATTATTACTTTCAAGGCATACTCTTTTAGATCAGACAGCCCGTAGAGATGTGCTGCCATTTCTTTTGAAGCCCAAAAATGGTATTTATGTGATTTCTTTACTAACATGAAACTatcaattttatcatttttcatCATGCacttactgtttcttttacaGATAGATTAAATGGGGAATGTATGGGATTATTTACCCTAAGTGTATTCAAAGAACATGTTAAACCTAGACTTCTGCAACTATTTGGGGTCAGAGATAGCCAGATACGAACGTTATTGTTGTCACATTTCACTAAGTTTGTTCATGTGTTTACTCATGAAGAACTTTCCCAACATATTCTACCAGAGGtatgttgaaataataaatcttaaaagTTTGCATGATTGAAGCTAATCTATGTGTAAGTTTTTGTATATGCAAAACTTTCCATGTAATCATAATTTAAAAGAGTGAtggatatttttaacattaaatttttcatttgcaGTTACTAGTGGGCATAAAAGATACGGATGACAATTTAGTTGCCACAACTTTAATTTGTCTAAGTGAACTAGTTCCTATTTTAGGAGCTGATACAGTTGTGGGTGGTAAAAGAACTAAACTTTTTACAGATGGTAGACCTAAATCTAGAACCACTACATCAAAATCTGATTGTGATGTAttcatagcaaataaagctcTAACTGATTTCCACTGCTCTGAAAGAGTATATCCAGTTAACACAAGCACCTTTGAAGAAAATATATCATTGAACGAAAGACCTTCACCAGTTGGGGGTGAATCTAATGATGATGTAATGTTGGATACCAGAATTGAAATCAACAGACCCACTAAAGTAAGCTCTGAAGATGAATGGGATGATTGGGAAAATAGTAACCAGCAATTAGTTACTGTAAGTTTGGAGCAATCCAATAATTTCATTATAGAAGACAAGATTGGAGTTGCAAACTTAGAAGAATTTGTGgacaataatgatgatgatacaatacatacaaTTAAAACTAGTAATGGTAAAGCATCAACTCATTCAACGTTGTTGCATAAAGCTGCCCTTGAAGCCAAAAAGAATATTGTTGATATATCCGAATTGGATATAAAAAATCTGAAAGttgatttaacaaaaaatgATGAAATTGACTTTTTTGCAGATATGATGCCAgttattgaaaaacaaagagTAGTTGCCATTAATGATAACACCACagatttcattcataaattaaactttgtacCCGATGAAGGGGGAGATGAAAGTGAAGACTGGGGTGAAAATTGGAatgaataaaattcataaatgttACTTTATAGTTTTGTTTGAGAGTTCAGTAGTTGTAAATTTACATTTGTCTTTAACTAATCATATTTgtataattgtaaatataaagattaaattaagAAAGTAATTTAAATGTGAGAATAATATATGGATGTACAAGGAAGAATGTTTTGGTACcaaagttttttaattgttgaaaATTTTGGAATATGTATAGAACATCATTTAAAGTTTAGAAAcctaatttattataagtttggTATATACACGAAACTTGTAAGTTTCAAAGTGCAtgattcatgtttatcacataaaCTCTTTTCTATAACACAATAAATGGCTTAGCCCAATAAATGTGACATTGTATGTCTTTAAACAATGGTATTATTGCTCTCATAATAGGGGTAAACCTTGTACTAAAGAAtactgttttataaatttaataacacaaGGGGTAAATAACTAATTAAAGCTTCTGCTTGAATAGTAATGCAATAAATTCATTTGGCAGTGGCGGCGCATAAAACCTGACTGCATTGGTTTGCGAGGTATTGAAATATGTCTGAGTGGTTAGAAGCAAATCTGCAATTTTCGGTTGGAAAATTAGGTcaattagtattaaaaaaaatacaactttttcattaattatagaTGTCACTGAAGTGGAATTCTTGCAATTTGTAAATGCAAACAATGCGAGAAAATAACGCTGCTAGCAAGAGAAGCTTTagtgatttattatattcatatgttATATAACAATCATAGAAGTAAATGCAGCTTAGttctttataaaatgtttttacccTGCATATACCAGCCATGAGGCTAAATGTCAAttgccacttttttttttaaattgtttttaagaaGCCTAAATAAGAGTAACAAACTTTTAGTGCCACCTTTATTGAGGGTTTCCttaaatatctaataataaattaatgtaataataataaataatgaatgactATAACAAAGAACACAAGGTGCTTTGAACTTTggttttttaacttaaatatatcattgacataaattaatacaaattaaacTGATTTGAACCAAATTTCTTCATGGTTTTGCTTATTAAATAAGACTAGATTATTAAAAACcttgttttttaaacaaaagcttagattgctatttttttttgcttagcTAAATCTTTAGAACTTTCATTGAAAACGTCAATCATTTGATGACGGACAACATCAGAAAGAGCTTCTAAGTCATCCCTGGTCATTCCTTTTGTAGGAATGGGTGGCAAAGTAGTGATAACTACTTTTCCTGCAACAAAAGAATTCAGagtaatatttaacataaataatatttaataaaaaaaaattgtaagtacAGTCATAATCCATTTACCTGGTTCGAATGTCTTAGTTTCACTGTCAAGAAAATAATACTGGCTAAATACCACAGGCATTATTGGAATTTGGGCATCAATTGCTAAATAAAATGCACCTTTTTTAAACGGCTGTATACATCCTTTGTTATACCGCGCTCCTTCAGGAAACACCCACAGTTTAgtctaaaacaataaatatattatttaaaagaccATTCTAggtcttttaaataatataattaaaatattatgtgaaaTATGAATAAAGCTTTATACCTTCTCTTGAATAACTCTAGCGGTGGCTTGTTTCATTAGTAGTCGCGCTTTTTCAGTTTTTAATCGATCGATAAAAACTAATCCAGAGAGCCAAGCTCCAAATCCAAATGCACCAGCAAACATTAAAGGTCTTTTGGCAACAACAGTACATCGCTTCATACGGGGCCACATTTCGAACATACCTAAATCAATAagataaattattgataaatgCAATAACTTTCTATTCatgtctatatattttattaatttagcatCACCACAAACCTAAAATATCTAATGAACTTTGATGGTTTGAAATAACGATGTATGATTGTTCATTATCCCAATTTTCCAATCCTCGTAATTCCCATTCTATACCAACGATATGTGAAGCGTAGCGACAAAACCGGGAAGCTactctgtaaaataaaattgaattaagaGTAGGTGAGCACAGAAAGACTTGTAAGAAATAATCAATAACTTACATTAGGTTCGTAACGTCGCGAGGATATAATAACACTACGGGTAATAAAACTGTACACGTTATTAATACATAAGCATAGTATAAGAAAAACTTCAAGTAATATCggaaaaaattgcatttttcgTACAAAAATGGCAAGGTAAATATAAAACCCGCCAAAAATAACTCAGGATATGAATAGGAGGAAGCCATAACGAACCATagacaaaagaaaaaataaattggcGAACTTTGTGTGTTACCATAACAATTTTTACATATCTCTCATTTGTATCctgtttgatatttttattttttcaagtataacattaaattaatttcactggcgatatttatgGCATTTCTTGAGAAATATACACACAGATGTTTCGACACAAAAGTGTTTTGGCTAGTCAACGCTAGATGGCGCTGATATGGTTTGATGAGAATTCcatttatttccttatttatttgCACTTTTCTCTGATAATTATGGCAAAGGCTGACAAAGGTCTTGTGGTTCAAGGGAAATTAGAAGGTACCAGGGCACGCGGTTGCGAGTCACCGCCGCaacgaggctcctctacatgaatgttagagaagagtggcgacggattgtaaagcgagccacaGCCCTGCACTCCCAGATAACTTGCGACCACGACCAGcctgtcaagactgtaacgactagAATAGTCCAGTAATTTAACCTTAATAAGGTAAGAATCTCGGAATTCGAGATACCCATCTGTAAGTctgtaaatacttgtatattgaAACCCAAAAAGTTGTCCAAAACCTACATAATAGCAGATAGATTAGTAGgaatatttattgcatttaattaactcaatattcatacaaattagcatacaaattaaatataataagtttttaaatacgtaaatttttgcTATTCATAActtaaatccatactaatattaaaaatgggaAAGTAACTCTGTCTACCTGCTTGTTTGTTACCATTTTACGACTAAATGGCTAAACAGATCGTAATGAAACTTGGCGATTACATAATTTGAGATAGACATAAGCTCTCTTttgtcttaaaaaataaaattaaaggggGTGAAATAAGGgatcaaagtttgtatgaaagttagATACTGCGAAATCAGCATTAACAAAAAGTTAACagctttaaataacaaaatctatataaattattttaaaaaatatccttCAAATGGTGGTAAAATAACCCTttacaagatattgcttttcccgaggcCGGGGAgctaatggttgaggagttctcccagcacAATCAGCTTTTATAATCTGATGAATATAAATTCAACAACCAAACCTTCAAAAataattggttgcctgtaaagtcggtatacgggcgaaagttttacgtgacaacgactttgagtggtaaaataattttaatgtgaatattcattcgtatagtaggatgaaataatagtaacaatttaaaacatttatttatacaaagaattatatttaaaacattaatttatacaaagaatctcgcactgaatttcatattaacaaaattttatttttacctttacacatacatacgtatttatatacaaatatacatacaataacttgcaatacatttgcgtacaatgaaacagcgtttactacaaagggacgcgtgcctttcactttttatgtctgtctctctcgctcttaggcgggctaaccatgcccgagtggaagagacgcgtgcctctcactcgctctcattgtgagcgcataacgtgagcggagcgtaacgcagtttcttgaagtgtcacccggcaaaccaatttataagacgttgtcacgtcaataaataatatggatATTGATATATATTGCATCGTCTCTTGTTTTTCTTGATTATGTTCTTATTGCttacaaatacttaaaattgGCTATgaagaaaacaattatattgaagaaaatatatgtGACTAAATATTTACCTGACACTTGTACATATAAACTTCGGCACTCCAGTTGGTATGGTTGGTTGGTATatggagtaaaaaaaatttacttgtcTCAAAATGATTTGGTTTTagcgttatttttttaaattttaaggttAATGGGGAATCTACTAATATAAATTCACCGACaaatttgttttcaaaatttatGTAGGCGACTGAGAGCAaggtatttgaaaataatacactAGCAACACTAATGTTTTTAGTATTagtaataatactaaaataaaataataaaagtaatactaAAAACATTAGTTTACATCGTAGtacaacaaaaatttaaattatttacatcgtATATTCAACAAAGACGAGTCAGTTTCTTTATCCTCTATATATTTGAActctattaaatataattatgagtACCTAATTAGGAGTAAAAACCAGTGTTACACCAGCTTATTTCCGAGCACTGCAGCCAAAAACTCAAACAATATCCCATAGTACACAACCACAAGGCTTTATCAGATCCGAGGTGCTGGAAATGAAAAAAAGATCcaaactgaaataataaacgAATTTGTTTGGTGGATTTTTATACTTTCGagatttcttcttcttttgatttatggcttttcgtagtgccaaaacagcacaatgtaaaCTTTCGAGATTGTAAAGATTTCATCATTTTCATGACATGACATTTCATCGTGGTTTCTTATTTTTACTCTGTTCAAAATCACGTCAAAAATTGACAGTACATAGAAAAGTGTAAACCATAAAGTTTTAACAAGATCCATTCTTCCTTTCTTGGGTTACTGCCCGTGGAGTAACCGAAGTACAGTTTTgcttgtttaaaaattataaaatggtgagcttaatctaataaataatattaacagtgGATTGTGCTTATTGTTACTAATCATTCTATGTgtgtatttgttatttaaatggcAGGATGATTAAAATACTTGCAGATAATTCTTTTGTACCTTGTCGCTAGATCCTTTCTAGCTTCATTCGAATAGAATTCGTAACTAATATTGAAAGACCATTGATATATTCATTATATTACTTTCATTGCACGTTTCAATGTGATATAAAGTTAAATGAAAATTGTACTGATTCGGTTTCCTAACCTATGATGAAAAACGGACACATGCGCGTCATCTTATTTTGCCGACGATACATATTCGATCGGTTTTACTCATGTTTTATGAGTATTGCTACATCGATTTGTTTTCATAGGCAATAAATATGATTATAAACTTACTCTGAAACAGTTATCtgttagaatattattattataaggttCAATGTCGTtgttcaacatttttttttattttggtaggGGTTCGTGAAAGTTGTGAAGAATAAGCAATACTTTAAGCGGTATCAAGTCAAATTCAAGAGGCGTCGTGAGGGCAAAACTGACTATTATGCACGAAAACGACTTGTTGTACAGGTATGTTTGCAGTCTTAAAGATTCACTGAAAGTATTTTATTGACATAACATCTTAGATTTGTTTCTCTTTTTAGGATAAGAATAAATACAACACGCCTAAATATCGTCTAATCGTCCGTCTATCAAACAAGGATGTGACATGCCAAGTGGCTTATTCCCGCATTGAAGGAGACCACATTGTCTGTGCTGCCTACTCACATGAATTACCTCATTATGgtataaaagtaagtaaaatacgAATTACTACCAGCAGTAGTTGTAAACGAATATTAGGAATTGTACAACATGCTCTTAAAGAACTCTCAATACATTGGCATAGCTGTCCTTATCTGTATGAACATATTTTGTTCTCAAGGAGGGTGTAGCACAATCTTAGTGCAATAAATATCAAAGAGAATTTTAACTATGTGTTGTACTTTAGAAAGTTTTAAGAAAGGAAACCTAGAATTGgttttagattatattttaatattgtgatGATTTTGAACGGGCGGTCTGAAGCAGGGACAATGCATTCACCATGTTGCCATATGTTCAATACTGAATAACTTCCAATCAAAGATCTTTGCACAacattattaagtaaataattaaataagtatatttttgtcAGGTGGGTTTAACTAACTATGCTGCTGCTTACTGCACTGGACTACTACTGGCTAGACGACTGCTCCAGAGGCTGGGCCTAGACTCTTTATATGCTGGAGCTACTGAAGTCACTGGTGACGAGTTCAATGTTGAACCGGTTGATGATGGACCTGGTGCATTTAGGTATGCTTTCCTTTCTATACTATCCTTAATAAATGGATTATAAAAACAATGCTTGTGTGGTATGCATTGTGTATGTTTACTTATATGAGTGGATTAACACAAAAGCTTTAAGCTCATGCCAACAACACATCAGTATTATTTGAGAACACatgttattgtttaattttattatacattgtTGTTTAACATTtgcaaaaacaattattatgatgatatattACGGGCGGACAGAGAGCACACCTTAGGGACAGTGCAGCAatgttgtaatgtaatttactgaataaataatgtatgttattaaataccaaaattaaaatatctggatctctaaatacttaattatattatagatgtTATTTGGATGTTGGCTTAGCACGCACAACAACTGGTGCTAGAGTATTTGGAGCTATGAAAGGAGCAGTTGATGGTGGTCTGAATGTTCCACATTCCATCAAGAGATTCCCAGGTTATGATGCTGAAGCAAAGAAATTTAATGCAGAAGTACACAGGTATGAATgagttaggttttattttataaatgatatatatatataattatgctCCAATCATCCTTCGGTAAATAGGAAATCTATTAATCGATCAGCTTTTGAGGAGCAAAATGATAATGCTACTCTTTTGgttgtcaaattaaattatttccttAGTTTTTTTGAACCGGTGTGGCATACATTCaattaaatatagaaatttaagtaagattatgcatacataatttataaaatattaaatttacatattcttTGTAGATCATTCTT from Pararge aegeria chromosome 4, ilParAegt1.1, whole genome shotgun sequence encodes the following:
- the LOC120637735 gene encoding protein-associating with the carboxyl-terminal domain of ezrin, giving the protein MMGNETSHLKSLEIEEKATEITDFWAHHQATISDSCQYFSLKSDGSVTVFKGETILGPLWTASTPLEKFSNNLLKYRHPCIVRYISAWRQRSTFHLATEYVQPLAHVLNSQTPLQICIGLNNILQALVFLHEQACMSHNNISMSSIYISGDGQWKLAGLQYLCPFNELNAAYLKHSRIHRYDKAVDPNEDSYEIISKVDQYAFAVLVEDVFNGHNDDEVPHLKEFKKYCRNYLQNTNPERRPNLSEVLKDNFFNHEFISIYKFLNVLPLKTDEEKSEFFSNILSNIKCYDEVTVAKQLGGLLLSRHTLLDQTARRDVLPFLLKPKNDRLNGECMGLFTLSVFKEHVKPRLLQLFGVRDSQIRTLLLSHFTKFVHVFTHEELSQHILPELLVGIKDTDDNLVATTLICLSELVPILGADTVVGGKRTKLFTDGRPKSRTTTSKSDCDVFIANKALTDFHCSERVYPVNTSTFEENISLNERPSPVGGESNDDVMLDTRIEINRPTKVSSEDEWDDWENSNQQLVTVSLEQSNNFIIEDKIGVANLEEFVDNNDDDTIHTIKTSNGKASTHSTLLHKAALEAKKNIVDISELDIKNLKVDLTKNDEIDFFADMMPVIEKQRVVAINDNTTDFIHKLNFVPDEGGDESEDWGENWNE
- the LOC120637736 gene encoding 1-acyl-sn-glycerol-3-phosphate acyltransferase alpha — translated: MASSYSYPELFLAGFIFTLPFLYEKCNFFRYYLKFFLYYAYVLITCTVLLPVVLLYPRDVTNLIVASRFCRYASHIVGIEWELRGLENWDNEQSYIVISNHQSSLDILGMFEMWPRMKRCTVVAKRPLMFAGAFGFGAWLSGLVFIDRLKTEKARLLMKQATARVIQEKTKLWVFPEGARYNKGCIQPFKKGAFYLAIDAQIPIMPVVFSQYYFLDSETKTFEPGKVVITTLPPIPTKGMTRDDLEALSDVVRHQMIDVFNESSKDLAKQKKIAI
- the LOC120623240 gene encoding 60S ribosomal protein L5; the protein is MGFVKVVKNKQYFKRYQVKFKRRREGKTDYYARKRLVVQDKNKYNTPKYRLIVRLSNKDVTCQVAYSRIEGDHIVCAAYSHELPHYGIKVGLTNYAAAYCTGLLLARRLLQRLGLDSLYAGATEVTGDEFNVEPVDDGPGAFRCYLDVGLARTTTGARVFGAMKGAVDGGLNVPHSIKRFPGYDAEAKKFNAEVHRAHIFGLHVAEYMRNLEQEDEDSFKRQFGKYIKLGVAADAIESLYKKAHETIRADPSHKKKEAKKDPAKQKRWSKRKLNLAERKNRIKQKKESFIKRLQAEA